In Psychrobacter sp. P11G3, a single genomic region encodes these proteins:
- the rsmD gene encoding 16S rRNA (guanine(966)-N(2))-methyltransferase RsmD, which translates to MKKASNGRAPKNNRKAKSAAAGDVRIIGGQFKRRIVSFIDADGLRPTPDRLRETLFNWLLADIHDAHVLDSCAGSGVLGFEALSRGAARTTFIEINPAQSNMLRQSAEQLRIEAAAYQIITGTAEQVLRQKHLTARPFDIVFIDPPYAQDLWQPILTALITNTLINTETLIYLEADKDLSAQLKQLEASLNENLDLQSSVTQQSIAFECLKQTKVGQVVAGLYRLSSS; encoded by the coding sequence ATGAAAAAAGCCTCAAATGGACGTGCACCAAAGAACAACCGTAAGGCTAAAAGTGCGGCAGCGGGTGATGTGCGCATCATTGGTGGACAGTTTAAGCGCCGTATTGTAAGTTTCATCGATGCAGATGGCCTGCGTCCGACCCCAGATCGCCTGCGAGAAACTTTATTTAACTGGCTACTCGCTGACATTCATGACGCCCATGTACTCGATAGCTGCGCTGGCAGTGGCGTACTAGGATTTGAAGCGCTATCTCGCGGCGCTGCCCGCACGACATTTATCGAAATCAATCCAGCACAAAGCAACATGCTACGTCAGAGTGCTGAGCAATTGCGCATTGAGGCTGCTGCTTATCAAATTATCACTGGCACTGCTGAGCAAGTATTGCGTCAAAAGCATCTGACTGCGCGCCCCTTTGACATTGTATTTATCGATCCGCCTTATGCTCAGGATTTATGGCAGCCTATTTTGACTGCGCTTATTACCAATACCTTAATAAATACTGAAACACTGATTTATTTAGAAGCTGATAAAGATTTGTCAGCACAGCTTAAGCAATTGGAAGCGTCGCTAAATGAGAATCTAGACCTCCAATCGAGCGTTACTCAGCAATCAATCGCTTTTGAATGTCTGAAACAAACCAAAGTCGGACAAGTTGTCGCTGGACTTTATCGTCTATCATCGTCATAA
- the rplM gene encoding 50S ribosomal protein L13, with product MKTLSAKPAEVTHDWYVVDADGKTLGRLATQIATRLRGKHKPSFTPHVDTGDFIVVINADKITVTGKKAQDKKYYRHSGYPGGIKETNFNKLLAHKPEDVLHKAVKGMLPKGPLGYAMIKKLKLYAGTDHPHTAQQPKELDI from the coding sequence ATGAAAACACTTAGTGCAAAACCAGCTGAAGTGACCCATGACTGGTATGTCGTAGATGCTGACGGCAAAACCCTTGGTCGCTTAGCCACTCAAATCGCAACTCGCTTACGTGGCAAGCACAAGCCTTCTTTTACTCCGCACGTTGATACTGGTGACTTTATTGTTGTCATCAATGCTGACAAAATCACGGTAACGGGTAAAAAAGCACAAGACAAAAAGTACTATCGTCACAGTGGCTACCCAGGTGGTATTAAAGAAACCAACTTCAATAAGTTGCTTGCACATAAGCCTGAAGATGTTCTACACAAAGCAGTTAAGGGTATGCTTCCAAAGGGCCCTCTTGGCTATGCGATGATCAAGAAGCTGAAACTTTATGCGGGTACTGATCATCCACATACTGCACAGCAACCTAAAGAACTAGACATCTAA
- the rpsI gene encoding 30S ribosomal protein S9: MERNYGTGRRKTSTARVFLSKGTGSIVVNGKPLDEYFSRETSRMVVRQPLELLDSANAYDLYVTVAGGGISGQAGAIRHGITRALIEADETLKPALKAAGFVTRDSRQVERKKLGLRKARKRPQFSKR, encoded by the coding sequence ATGGAACGCAATTACGGAACTGGTCGCCGCAAGACGTCTACTGCTCGTGTATTTTTATCAAAAGGTACTGGTAGTATCGTTGTTAACGGTAAGCCACTTGACGAATACTTCAGCCGTGAAACTTCACGCATGGTTGTACGTCAGCCATTAGAACTACTAGACTCTGCTAACGCATATGACCTATATGTAACTGTTGCAGGCGGTGGTATTAGTGGTCAAGCTGGCGCAATCCGCCACGGCATCACACGTGCATTAATCGAAGCTGACGAAACTTTAAAACCTGCTCTAAAAGCAGCTGGTTTTGTTACTCGTGATTCACGTCAAGTTGAACGTAAGAAACTGGGTCTACGTAAAGCACGTAAACGTCCACAGTTCTCAAAACGTTAA
- a CDS encoding lipid A biosynthesis acyltransferase → MKAPEQFDPSKPSANSSVPPSMKQSAKSPAIPAGTPTITQNHKRTAQAEHKPFQWQFLSPKNWGIWLLFLIMLPMIYLPLRWQFWLGRKLGILIYKVAGSRRRDTLINLKLAFPEKPEAERELMAKQVFVNQGIGVFETLCAWFRPNIFTRTVSISGLQHIVNAQNEQRPVILLGAHYTMLDLGGLLCAQFFPVDCMYRTQNNPLLDWFIYNGRTNIFGKQISSRDMRSLVTSIKAGHVIWYSPDQDYGLKQGVMAPFFGVPAATITASRRMAKLGSKALPPAVMALHTYRQTPDNLPRGKRPHYHLTITPELDNYPSKDEVADATRVNEVLEGLIRIDPTQWMWFHRRFKHGPNGRTDIYK, encoded by the coding sequence ATGAAAGCGCCAGAACAATTCGACCCTAGCAAGCCATCTGCCAATAGCAGCGTGCCGCCTAGTATGAAACAGTCGGCTAAGTCGCCTGCGATACCGGCTGGCACACCGACAATTACCCAAAATCATAAGCGTACAGCGCAAGCAGAGCACAAACCATTTCAGTGGCAGTTTTTATCACCAAAGAATTGGGGCATTTGGTTATTATTCTTAATAATGCTACCGATGATATATCTGCCGTTACGTTGGCAGTTTTGGCTAGGTCGTAAGCTTGGTATATTGATTTATAAAGTTGCTGGCTCACGTAGACGCGATACGCTAATCAACCTGAAGTTGGCATTTCCAGAGAAGCCCGAAGCTGAACGTGAATTAATGGCCAAGCAAGTATTTGTCAATCAAGGCATTGGTGTGTTTGAAACGTTATGCGCTTGGTTCCGGCCCAATATATTTACTAGAACTGTATCCATCTCAGGGTTACAGCATATTGTTAATGCGCAAAATGAGCAGCGGCCAGTTATCTTGCTCGGTGCGCATTATACGATGCTAGATTTGGGTGGCCTATTATGTGCGCAGTTTTTCCCAGTAGATTGTATGTATCGTACGCAAAACAACCCTTTATTAGACTGGTTTATTTATAATGGCCGTACCAATATTTTTGGTAAGCAAATCTCTAGTCGTGATATGCGTAGCTTAGTTACCTCTATCAAAGCAGGACACGTCATCTGGTATTCTCCTGACCAAGACTATGGCCTCAAGCAAGGGGTCATGGCGCCATTCTTCGGTGTGCCAGCCGCGACTATCACTGCATCACGTCGCATGGCAAAACTAGGTAGCAAAGCACTGCCACCAGCTGTCATGGCACTGCATACTTATCGGCAGACGCCTGACAACTTGCCGCGTGGTAAACGTCCCCATTATCATTTAACAATTACGCCAGAATTAGACAACTACCCAAGTAAAGATGAAGTCGCTGATGCTACTCGGGTCAATGAAGTTTTAGAAGGACTCATTCGTATTGATCCCACTCAGTGGATGTGGTTTCATCGCCGCTTCAAACATGGGCCAAACGGTCGTACTGATATCTATAAGTAA
- a CDS encoding tryptophan--tRNA ligase, which yields MSNNSTPDNQASDTLTEAKRILTGIKPTGIPHLGNYVGAIRPAIESIQNSDHEAFFFLADYHGIIGCYDPAIIHESTRAIAATWIACGLDPERVTFYRQSDVPEIPELAWILNCSCAKGLMNRAHAYKAAVDINTEKADVDPDQGVTMGLFGYPVLMAADILMFNATHVPVGRDQVQHIEMARDIAGTFNHRYKSLFTLPSAVVDNDIPLLTGLDGRKMSKSYSNTIPLFGEPNPQVSPEKQMHKAIMKIVTNSQLPDEPKDPDDSAIFEIYKAFATAEEIADMRARYAVGIGWGDAKQALFDKINDEIAPFRARYEELMANPKELEEILQMGANKARRHSRKQLDKARRAIGIRPLAKLK from the coding sequence ATGAGCAATAACAGTACTCCTGACAATCAAGCTTCTGATACTTTAACTGAAGCCAAGCGCATCCTGACTGGTATTAAACCGACTGGTATTCCGCACTTAGGTAATTATGTTGGCGCGATTCGTCCAGCGATTGAGTCTATTCAAAATAGTGATCATGAAGCGTTTTTCTTTTTAGCAGACTACCATGGCATCATCGGCTGCTATGACCCTGCTATCATTCACGAATCGACGAGAGCCATTGCCGCTACGTGGATTGCTTGTGGTCTAGACCCTGAGCGTGTCACGTTCTACCGTCAGTCAGACGTGCCTGAAATTCCAGAGCTTGCTTGGATTTTGAACTGCTCATGTGCCAAAGGTTTGATGAACCGCGCCCATGCCTACAAAGCAGCCGTTGATATCAATACAGAAAAAGCTGATGTCGATCCTGATCAAGGTGTCACCATGGGTCTGTTTGGTTATCCCGTGCTAATGGCGGCTGATATCTTGATGTTCAATGCTACCCATGTGCCAGTAGGTCGCGATCAAGTGCAGCATATCGAGATGGCGCGTGATATCGCAGGTACTTTTAATCATCGTTATAAGTCTCTTTTTACGCTACCGTCGGCAGTCGTTGATAACGATATACCGCTGCTTACTGGGCTTGATGGCCGCAAGATGAGTAAGAGCTATAGCAATACTATTCCCCTATTTGGTGAGCCAAACCCGCAAGTCAGTCCTGAAAAACAGATGCATAAAGCCATCATGAAGATCGTGACTAACTCACAGCTACCTGATGAGCCAAAAGATCCTGATGATTCAGCTATCTTTGAGATTTATAAAGCATTTGCGACCGCTGAAGAGATTGCTGATATGCGTGCTCGTTATGCCGTTGGTATTGGCTGGGGTGACGCTAAACAAGCGCTGTTTGATAAGATTAATGACGAAATCGCGCCATTCCGTGCACGTTACGAAGAGCTGATGGCCAATCCAAAAGAGTTAGAAGAAATCTTGCAGATGGGTGCGAATAAAGCCCGTCGTCATAGTCGCAAGCAATTAGATAAAGCTCGCCGTGCTATCGGTATCCGTCCGCTTGCTAAGCTTAAATAA
- a CDS encoding segregation and condensation protein A, with amino-acid sequence MSLRIYQTPVQHLPEDLYVPPQAFAIWLEQFAGPLDFLLYLVKKNNVDLTQMPILPITEQYLAYIGELDTEHFELAGDYLLMASTLIAIKTELLLPTPDTPTDERDPKAELIERLEEYAQIKVVSQRLDNLVRLERDVFLAMVSMPGQDVMNAELPSYSPNLLIDSLFKMQLQPDYQMHTIKVDAVPLADRIASISRQLSTDGTRSFYELLDKAQGKIGVVVSFVAVLELIKRQLVGVVNTETDSGIVKSVSNNSDQTNMNNESTNLTLQWLA; translated from the coding sequence ATGTCGCTACGTATCTATCAGACGCCTGTGCAGCATTTGCCAGAAGATCTATATGTACCACCGCAAGCCTTTGCTATTTGGTTAGAACAATTTGCTGGTCCATTAGATTTCCTGTTGTATTTGGTCAAAAAAAACAACGTCGATTTGACCCAAATGCCTATTCTGCCTATCACTGAACAGTACTTAGCTTATATCGGTGAATTGGATACCGAACACTTTGAGTTAGCAGGTGATTATCTGCTAATGGCATCAACGCTCATCGCTATCAAAACCGAGTTGCTATTACCTACCCCTGATACCCCAACCGATGAGCGTGACCCAAAAGCAGAGTTGATTGAGCGCCTCGAAGAGTACGCGCAAATCAAAGTGGTCAGTCAGCGCCTAGACAATCTAGTACGTCTAGAGCGCGATGTGTTTTTGGCAATGGTTAGTATGCCTGGTCAAGACGTTATGAATGCGGAACTGCCAAGCTACTCACCTAATTTGCTGATTGATAGCTTATTTAAAATGCAGCTACAGCCTGACTATCAAATGCACACGATCAAAGTTGATGCAGTACCCCTTGCCGATCGTATTGCCAGTATTAGCAGGCAATTAAGTACAGATGGGACGCGCTCCTTTTATGAGCTACTGGATAAGGCACAAGGTAAAATAGGCGTGGTTGTAAGTTTCGTCGCCGTACTTGAGCTTATAAAGCGGCAGTTGGTTGGTGTGGTCAATACTGAGACAGATAGCGGTATCGTCAAATCTGTTTCCAATAATTCTGATCAGACTAATATGAATAATGAATCCACAAATCTCACATTACAGTGGTTAGCCTAG
- the scpB gene encoding SMC-Scp complex subunit ScpB, which translates to MTTYPSVEAQHDSLEKLSKRIEVLLHASEAPLTAHALKKHLSLSTKELNQTLQVLQQRLDTGVLRLHETASGYRLQISDDYSSLIQRTFPQRQERLSQALLETLSVIAYKQPVTRSDIEHVRGVTLSSNILRQLFDKGWIVEKGFKDTLGRPALLHTTAQFLDAFGLSHLDELPPMPDMETIRSMS; encoded by the coding sequence ATGACTACATATCCATCGGTTGAGGCACAGCATGATTCTTTGGAAAAATTGAGTAAACGTATCGAGGTGCTGTTGCATGCGTCAGAGGCACCGCTGACCGCTCACGCATTAAAAAAACATTTGTCATTATCTACTAAAGAATTAAATCAAACCCTGCAAGTGCTGCAACAACGCTTAGATACAGGTGTGCTTAGGCTACATGAGACCGCCAGCGGTTATCGCTTACAGATATCTGATGACTACAGCAGTCTAATCCAGCGTACTTTTCCGCAGCGTCAGGAACGCCTTAGCCAAGCCTTACTTGAAACCCTAAGTGTCATTGCATACAAGCAACCTGTGACACGCAGTGATATCGAGCATGTGCGCGGAGTGACATTATCGAGCAATATACTGCGCCAGTTATTTGATAAAGGATGGATTGTAGAGAAAGGCTTTAAAGATACGCTAGGTCGTCCTGCATTGCTGCATACTACTGCGCAGTTTTTAGATGCGTTTGGACTAAGCCATCTGGATGAACTACCACCTATGCCAGATATGGAAACCATACGATCCATGTCTTAA